The Muricauda sp. SCSIO 65647 genome includes a region encoding these proteins:
- a CDS encoding class I SAM-dependent methyltransferase, producing the protein MSLKNVQKAYEKVGADDPLWAILTDDKKRGNKWDPEEFFETGRNEINAVFAYLENLDVEIRYGTALDFGCGVGRLTQGLCHHFDQVTGVDISNTMITGALGYNKFDKKCTYITNTEPNLECLNSNTFDFVYTNIVLQHMAPRYQVEYIKEFFRILKPGGTALFQVRTPKGSSPKPGSFAEKMYNFKMERLKPFWKIVRGRPPIQVHTISPHIVEQIIADCGATLLDVKVVDKRVRTWIKNLRYCAMKPT; encoded by the coding sequence GCAGACGATCCCCTTTGGGCGATTCTCACAGATGATAAAAAACGTGGAAATAAATGGGATCCAGAAGAATTTTTTGAGACAGGGCGAAATGAAATCAACGCTGTGTTTGCCTATCTGGAAAACCTTGATGTTGAAATCCGCTATGGCACTGCATTGGATTTCGGCTGTGGTGTAGGAAGATTGACCCAAGGTCTTTGTCATCACTTTGATCAAGTTACTGGAGTGGATATTTCCAACACCATGATAACTGGCGCCCTTGGGTACAATAAATTCGATAAAAAATGCACTTACATTACCAACACTGAACCTAACCTAGAATGTTTAAATAGCAACACTTTTGATTTTGTATACACAAACATTGTGTTGCAGCATATGGCACCACGCTATCAGGTGGAATACATCAAAGAGTTTTTCCGCATACTTAAGCCCGGCGGTACAGCACTATTTCAGGTACGCACGCCAAAAGGCTCCAGCCCCAAACCAGGATCATTTGCAGAAAAGATGTACAACTTCAAAATGGAAAGGTTAAAACCATTTTGGAAAATTGTCCGTGGCCGTCCACCAATCCAGGTGCATACAATTTCACCCCATATAGTGGAGCAGATTATTGCAGACTGTGGTGCTACACTTCTCGATGTGAAGGTGGTCGATAAAAGAGTCAGAACGTGGATCAAAAACCTACGTTATTGTGCAATGAAGCCTACATAA